A window from Thiosulfatimonas sediminis encodes these proteins:
- the recA gene encoding recombinase RecA — protein MDENKKKALSAALGQIEKQFGKGSIMRMGDNTAPRDIESVSTGSLGLDIALGIGGLPRGRVVEIYGPESSGKTTLTLHAIAEMQKAGGTAAFVDAEHALDPLYAEKLGVDIDNLLVSQPDTGEQALEITDALVRSGAVDIVVIDSVAALTPRAEIEGDMGDSHVGLQARLMSQALRKLTANIKRTNTLVIFINQIRMKIGVMFGSPETTTGGNALKFYASVRLDIRRIGAIKKGDEILGNETRVKVVKNKVSPPFKQVEFDILYGKGISREGEIIDLGVQEKLIEKSGSWYSYDGTKIGQGKDNARQYLIDNPDVADILMKQIKANLMPSKKTQAEPIAVIEEDAPESLFDA, from the coding sequence ATGGATGAAAACAAAAAGAAAGCGCTCAGTGCCGCTCTTGGCCAAATTGAAAAACAGTTTGGTAAAGGGTCGATTATGCGAATGGGGGATAATACTGCGCCGCGAGATATTGAGTCGGTTTCCACTGGATCACTCGGTTTGGATATTGCACTGGGCATAGGCGGTCTGCCGCGTGGTCGTGTTGTTGAAATTTATGGTCCGGAGTCTTCAGGTAAAACGACCTTGACGTTGCACGCTATTGCCGAGATGCAAAAAGCCGGTGGAACGGCCGCCTTTGTTGATGCCGAGCACGCCTTAGACCCTTTGTATGCAGAAAAGCTGGGTGTGGATATTGATAACCTTTTGGTTTCTCAGCCGGATACGGGGGAGCAAGCGTTAGAAATTACCGATGCGCTGGTGCGCTCTGGTGCCGTGGATATTGTGGTTATTGATTCGGTTGCGGCCTTAACGCCTCGTGCGGAAATTGAGGGCGATATGGGTGACTCGCACGTTGGTTTGCAAGCGCGCTTAATGTCGCAGGCATTGCGCAAATTAACGGCCAACATTAAACGTACCAACACTTTAGTGATATTCATCAATCAAATTCGTATGAAAATAGGGGTTATGTTCGGTAGCCCTGAAACCACCACGGGTGGCAATGCCTTAAAATTCTATGCTTCGGTTCGTTTAGATATTCGTCGCATTGGTGCCATTAAAAAAGGCGATGAAATCCTCGGTAATGAGACCCGTGTTAAGGTTGTCAAAAACAAAGTTTCTCCGCCATTTAAACAGGTAGAATTTGATATTTTATACGGCAAAGGCATTTCTCGTGAGGGTGAAATTATCGATCTTGGCGTGCAAGAGAAGTTAATTGAAAAATCCGGCTCTTGGTATAGCTACGATGGGACTAAAATTGGCCAAGGTAAAGACAATGCGCGCCAGTATTTAATTGATAATCCAGACGTAGCAGATATTTTGATGAAGCAGATTAAAGCCAATTTAATGCCGAGTAAAAAGACTCAGGCTGAACCGATTGCTGTAATTGAAGAAGATGCGCCAGAATCTTTATTTGACGCTTAA
- a CDS encoding CinA family protein — protein MDFIAQMNQLGPRLADKNITVVTAESCTGGMIAEALTAISGSTAWFDRAYVTYSYESKREMLGVKEATIQKQGAVSQACVEEMALGALQQSHANVAVACSGIAGPTGGSLDKPVGTVWIAWAKQGHDKVESSCYHFDGDRQMVREQATQAALQGIEALI, from the coding sequence ATGGATTTTATTGCGCAGATGAACCAGTTAGGCCCTCGCCTAGCCGATAAAAATATTACCGTGGTAACCGCGGAATCCTGCACAGGGGGAATGATTGCCGAAGCCTTAACGGCGATTAGCGGGAGTACTGCTTGGTTTGATCGAGCCTATGTGACTTACAGTTATGAGTCAAAACGCGAAATGCTTGGGGTAAAGGAAGCGACCATACAAAAGCAAGGGGCGGTGAGTCAAGCGTGTGTTGAAGAGATGGCTCTTGGCGCTTTGCAACAGTCGCACGCTAATGTTGCTGTCGCCTGTAGTGGGATTGCTGGGCCAACGGGCGGTTCATTGGATAAGCCTGTCGGTACGGTTTGGATAGCCTGGGCAAAACAAGGGCATGATAAGGTTGAAAGCAGTTGTTATCATTTTGACGGAGACCGCCAAATGGTGCGCGAACAAGCTACGCAAGCCGCCTTACAAGGTATAGAAGCACTTATCTAA
- a CDS encoding response regulator, whose amino-acid sequence MINQHLRLLLPFILIIIGLAAIVVNMDFTLRNEQQAKNNQQILDQVTGIIRSNLTKTNEDVQFIAALPLAEAFLHNPQDERSYQQLSDTLLKFTNSRQDYHQLRLLDKNGMEKLRIELNKRTLNLVPEEELQDKSDRYYYQAAKTLSPGEIYQSPLDLNIEFDKIERPFRPTLRFVQGIFSGGEILGYVVLNYNVNSIFRNLDRVMANYRNEQTKLYIANQQGYLLYSPNDTQNWGFMFNRPDLTLEKIQPLLWQKIQQQTHAEQALKIEQNLYFYQHICAFNSCLDLDPHAVLPNQAEDLPWYLISETPSLNVSNLFWLNSYWPYMMLLLMLSTILLVLKISQKLGRTYHTLVEKQQDIRNSEQRFAKVIESIPDGLIILNEKAKIETVNPAAEAIFGVDKMQLLGNPIEVLMSGHFKEMHYSKTDDFYHNPRRIEITRERPYCYKHPNGSTHFVQATINPLKTADGVIAIVLVKDVTKSLKQEDKLRQSQKLDALGQLTGGVAHDFNNLLAIMLGNLELLEMQAQGQDKLLTRITKITNAVNSAADLTQKLLTVSRRKNLSAQTVDLKTFMESTMDMLLRTIKQQKVQISYSIEDNIPAVFIDPNELTNALINLLLNARDAMPNGGKIFIRIENAYLDQDYIKSISDTIKQGKYVLISVEDNGCGIPKGLLDKVLEPFFTTKEKDKGTGLGLAMIYGFIKQSNGHMRIYSEEGSGTNIHLYLPTIENADTKVPIKHDVPVLPPENWSNLRALVVDDEVELAEVAASYLELTGITVDVCHSADSAWQKVQQQSYDIVFSDIVMPGEMDGIDLLKKLKEQKPNTAVILTSGFSEEMLTQQYQLQEKAVFVHKPYKRDQVTDAIIKALKK is encoded by the coding sequence ATGATTAACCAACATCTTCGCTTATTACTTCCCTTTATCTTGATTATTATTGGATTAGCGGCGATTGTGGTCAACATGGACTTTACGCTACGCAACGAACAACAAGCAAAAAACAACCAACAAATCCTTGACCAAGTTACCGGCATCATCCGATCCAATTTAACCAAGACCAATGAAGACGTACAATTCATAGCGGCACTACCGCTTGCAGAAGCTTTTCTACATAACCCACAGGACGAGCGAAGCTATCAGCAACTTTCCGACACGCTTCTAAAATTCACCAACTCTCGCCAAGACTACCATCAACTCCGGCTTCTTGATAAAAATGGAATGGAAAAACTCCGCATTGAGCTCAACAAGCGCACCTTAAATTTAGTCCCCGAAGAAGAGTTGCAAGACAAGTCTGATCGATACTATTACCAAGCAGCCAAAACCTTGTCACCAGGTGAGATTTATCAATCGCCGCTCGATTTAAATATCGAATTCGATAAGATTGAACGCCCTTTTCGCCCCACCTTACGTTTTGTACAAGGCATTTTTTCTGGTGGTGAAATCTTGGGATACGTCGTACTTAACTACAATGTGAACTCTATTTTTAGAAACCTTGACCGAGTGATGGCAAATTATCGCAACGAACAAACCAAGTTGTATATCGCCAACCAGCAAGGCTACTTACTTTACAGTCCAAACGACACCCAAAACTGGGGCTTTATGTTTAATCGTCCTGACTTGACCTTAGAAAAAATACAGCCTCTACTGTGGCAAAAAATACAACAACAAACACACGCCGAACAAGCATTAAAAATCGAACAGAATTTGTATTTTTACCAGCATATCTGCGCTTTTAACAGCTGCTTGGATTTAGACCCTCATGCGGTACTACCCAATCAGGCTGAAGACTTACCCTGGTACCTCATCAGCGAAACGCCAAGCTTAAACGTAAGCAACCTATTTTGGCTAAACAGTTATTGGCCATATATGATGCTATTACTCATGCTAAGCACGATTCTATTAGTACTCAAAATTAGCCAAAAATTGGGCAGAACTTATCACACTTTGGTCGAAAAACAACAGGATATCCGCAATAGTGAACAGCGTTTTGCCAAAGTCATCGAATCCATTCCTGACGGCTTAATCATCCTCAATGAGAAGGCCAAAATCGAAACGGTAAACCCAGCAGCCGAAGCGATTTTTGGCGTCGACAAAATGCAACTACTCGGCAACCCAATTGAAGTGCTGATGAGCGGGCATTTTAAAGAGATGCATTACAGCAAAACCGATGACTTTTATCATAATCCACGGCGCATTGAAATTACTCGCGAACGCCCGTATTGTTACAAACACCCAAATGGCTCAACACACTTTGTACAGGCTACCATCAATCCCTTAAAAACGGCAGACGGCGTAATCGCTATTGTTCTAGTCAAAGACGTGACCAAAAGCTTAAAGCAAGAAGACAAATTGCGCCAATCACAAAAGTTAGATGCCCTTGGTCAGTTAACAGGTGGCGTGGCACATGACTTCAACAATCTGTTAGCCATTATGCTCGGCAATCTGGAACTACTGGAAATGCAAGCTCAAGGCCAAGATAAACTACTGACGCGAATTACTAAAATCACCAATGCCGTCAACAGTGCTGCAGACTTAACCCAAAAACTCCTTACGGTTTCTCGCCGCAAAAACCTTAGCGCCCAAACCGTTGACTTAAAAACGTTTATGGAAAGCACCATGGATATGCTGCTACGAACAATCAAACAACAAAAAGTGCAGATTAGTTATTCGATTGAAGACAACATCCCTGCGGTGTTTATCGACCCAAATGAATTAACCAATGCGTTGATTAACTTACTGCTCAACGCGCGTGATGCAATGCCAAACGGCGGAAAGATCTTTATCCGCATTGAAAACGCCTATTTAGACCAAGATTACATAAAGAGTATTTCTGACACCATTAAACAAGGCAAATATGTGCTCATTAGCGTTGAAGACAACGGTTGCGGCATACCCAAAGGCTTGCTTGATAAAGTGCTCGAACCCTTCTTCACCACCAAAGAAAAAGACAAAGGAACCGGCCTTGGTTTGGCAATGATTTACGGCTTTATAAAACAATCTAATGGCCATATGCGCATTTACAGTGAAGAAGGGTCCGGCACAAATATCCACCTCTACTTGCCAACCATCGAAAATGCCGACACTAAAGTACCGATTAAACATGACGTTCCAGTACTGCCGCCGGAAAACTGGAGTAATTTACGCGCCTTGGTGGTAGACGATGAAGTAGAATTGGCAGAGGTCGCCGCCTCTTATCTGGAGCTAACCGGCATAACAGTTGATGTTTGCCATTCTGCCGACTCCGCTTGGCAAAAAGTTCAACAACAATCATACGACATTGTTTTCTCGGACATTGTTATGCCAGGAGAGATGGACGGCATTGATCTACTTAAAAAATTAAAAGAACAAAAACCCAATACCGCCGTTATCTTAACCAGTGGTTTTTCTGAAGAGATGCTAACCCAGCAATACCAATTGCAAGAAAAAGCAGTCTTTGTTCACAAACCCTATAAACGCGATCAAGTTACCGATGCCATTATCAAAGCGCTAAAGAAGTAA
- a CDS encoding EAL domain-containing response regulator gives MHKHALIVDDELGICELISEVCELQNIQSSYLTDATLFTQALGEHPETSLIFLDLNMPNKDGIEVLRELTDIQFQGQLVLMSGFDDGVLSSAYELAIELGLCLMPSITKPFTLQEIRTILETLYSPLANSTTSILAEDICEHSYERVKKWLDNDQLVVHYQPQIHLQKLTLEGVECLVRLIDDDGILIYPNDFINTVETHGLNQVLLEKVVDRFCADYQQNPKCFADLSISINVSALDLDRLSFPDDLWGKIKTTNIQPQNIIVEITESRAIEQMRVGLDILARLRLKGFQLSIDDFGTGRAVLGNIRKLPYNELKIDRSFVDQLTSNPRTLSLTHDLIQMAHHLGLRIVAEGIEDIQTAEVLRQMHCEIGQGYLYAKPMPLAQLAHWIAQHHADKDKPN, from the coding sequence ATGCATAAACACGCATTAATTGTCGATGACGAACTGGGCATTTGCGAACTCATCAGTGAAGTTTGCGAGCTGCAGAACATTCAGTCTAGCTACCTGACTGATGCCACCCTCTTTACCCAAGCGCTTGGCGAACATCCAGAAACATCCTTAATCTTTCTTGACTTAAATATGCCCAACAAAGATGGCATTGAAGTCTTGCGCGAACTGACGGACATTCAATTCCAAGGGCAATTAGTGCTAATGAGCGGCTTTGACGATGGCGTTTTATCGAGCGCCTACGAACTCGCTATCGAACTTGGCTTATGTTTAATGCCCTCGATTACCAAGCCATTCACCTTACAAGAAATTCGCACCATTTTAGAAACGCTGTACTCACCGCTCGCTAATAGTACAACATCAATTTTGGCCGAAGACATTTGCGAACACAGTTACGAACGTGTTAAAAAATGGCTTGATAACGACCAACTCGTTGTGCATTATCAACCGCAAATTCATCTCCAAAAACTCACTCTGGAGGGCGTGGAATGCTTGGTTCGCCTGATTGATGATGATGGCATATTGATCTATCCAAACGACTTTATCAACACCGTTGAAACCCACGGCCTTAATCAAGTCTTACTCGAAAAAGTGGTTGACCGTTTCTGTGCAGACTATCAACAAAATCCCAAATGCTTTGCCGATTTGAGTATCTCTATCAATGTCTCAGCACTTGACCTTGACCGCCTATCCTTTCCGGACGATTTATGGGGCAAAATAAAAACCACCAACATTCAACCACAAAACATTATTGTCGAAATTACCGAATCACGCGCTATCGAGCAAATGAGAGTTGGTCTAGACATCCTAGCGCGCTTACGCTTAAAAGGCTTTCAACTTTCAATTGATGACTTTGGCACTGGCCGAGCAGTTCTTGGGAACATTCGTAAACTGCCTTATAACGAACTCAAAATAGACCGTTCCTTTGTCGACCAACTAACGAGCAATCCACGCACACTCTCGCTGACTCATGATCTCATCCAAATGGCTCATCATCTCGGTTTACGCATTGTCGCCGAAGGCATTGAAGACATCCAGACAGCCGAAGTCTTACGCCAGATGCACTGTGAAATCGGGCAAGGCTATCTGTATGCCAAACCCATGCCATTGGCACAACTCGCCCACTGGATAGCGCAACACCATGCAGACAAAGACAAGCCCAATTAA
- a CDS encoding Wadjet anti-phage system protein JetD domain-containing protein produces the protein MGKLALTFPLVRSLLMDESTLLAHRSFWCQEPSPSKAECLDALTQEERAMYLGLVEHRWQKSLRLEQERIALPFLKKRLEAL, from the coding sequence GTGGGTAAATTGGCGCTTACGTTTCCACTGGTACGTTCTCTTTTGATGGATGAATCAACGTTGTTGGCTCATCGGTCTTTTTGGTGCCAGGAACCCTCGCCATCAAAAGCAGAGTGTTTGGATGCTCTCACTCAGGAAGAGCGTGCGATGTACTTAGGATTGGTGGAGCATCGCTGGCAGAAAAGTTTGCGCTTGGAACAAGAGCGGATTGCGTTGCCATTTTTAAAAAAACGGCTCGAAGCGCTGTAA
- the tnpA gene encoding IS66 family insertion sequence element accessory protein TnpA, protein MSKHELWVQRIADWQASGLSQRAFCQQQGLAISTFYTWRRRLRNLSQEPIKESSAFLPMVIHDQSEPCSTSIAIKAKGLAFECSVVQLAQLITELNRHA, encoded by the coding sequence ATGAGCAAACACGAACTTTGGGTGCAGCGCATTGCCGATTGGCAAGCCAGTGGTCTTTCACAACGGGCATTTTGCCAGCAGCAAGGCTTGGCGATTTCAACCTTTTATACTTGGCGACGTAGGCTTCGAAACTTAAGCCAAGAACCGATCAAAGAATCTTCTGCCTTTTTGCCGATGGTGATTCACGATCAGTCTGAACCGTGCTCAACCAGCATTGCCATCAAGGCAAAAGGATTGGCATTTGAGTGTTCCGTGGTGCAATTAGCGCAATTAATCACCGAGTTGAATCGTCATGCTTAG
- the tnpB gene encoding IS66 family insertion sequence element accessory protein TnpB (TnpB, as the term is used for proteins encoded by IS66 family insertion elements, is considered an accessory protein, since TnpC, encoded by a neighboring gene, is a DDE family transposase.) has protein sequence MLRPSFDAHVFVYRDSVDMRKSINGLAAIVELELGHSLMNGALFVFCNRSRDKVKLLYWERNGFVLWYKRLEKHKFKWLNPQETKDSIEVTGKQLNQLLDGLDIFQQPHQSLFYDNVS, from the coding sequence ATGCTTAGACCAAGCTTTGATGCACACGTCTTTGTCTATCGTGATTCCGTGGATATGCGTAAATCTATTAATGGACTGGCCGCCATTGTAGAACTTGAACTGGGACATTCTCTCATGAATGGTGCACTGTTTGTGTTTTGCAACCGTTCTCGCGATAAGGTCAAACTCCTCTACTGGGAGCGCAATGGCTTTGTGCTCTGGTACAAGCGATTAGAGAAACACAAGTTTAAATGGCTCAATCCTCAGGAAACAAAGGATTCGATTGAAGTTACCGGCAAACAGCTCAATCAGTTACTCGATGGCTTGGATATTTTTCAACAGCCGCATCAATCACTTTTCTATGACAACGTGAGCTAA
- the tnpC gene encoding IS66 family transposase — MKTPLTAHDLPDDIDVLKALVLQKDQHIDTLSTEVSRLSELVMFFKVRQFYKSSEKHPDQAELFNEPEVEDNSSLRASSSDESSSASPKAKSNAGRKPLPKNLPRQRVEHCLPAGEKCDCGSEFKEIGEEVSEQLEIIPAKIIVRQLVRKKYACPCCEGSLKLASMPKQPIPKSIAGPGLMAYIATAKYQDGVPLYRQEKAFERLEVELSRQTMANWMIKGAQLCQPLYNLMQDSLLDSGYVHMDETRVQVLNEVGKTAESNSYMWVRKTGDQKHPVVLFDYSPDRTAQTAMNLLPEFKGFLQTDDYAGYHKIGATEQITHLGCWAHARRKFMDAKKVLPKNKTGKADMALNLIQKLYQIEQHIKDQPPNKRLEIRQTESRRVLEQLKTWLDKSLNSTVPKSKLGEALSYLAKNWEKLQIFTTNGRLNIDNNPVENAIRPFAIGRKNWLFSQSVKGAKASAMLYSLIETAKANGLEPQAYLTDLFRDLPNCDTLEQFEALLPWNHTAS; from the coding sequence ATGAAAACACCTCTGACTGCTCACGATTTACCCGATGATATCGATGTCTTAAAAGCCTTGGTTTTACAAAAAGACCAGCACATCGACACCTTATCAACGGAAGTCAGTCGTCTGTCTGAATTGGTCATGTTCTTTAAGGTTCGTCAATTCTATAAAAGCAGTGAAAAACACCCCGATCAAGCGGAACTGTTTAATGAACCCGAAGTCGAGGACAATTCGTCTTTGAGAGCGTCGAGTAGTGATGAATCCTCGAGTGCCTCACCCAAAGCAAAATCCAACGCGGGTCGTAAACCCTTACCAAAGAATCTTCCCCGTCAACGTGTTGAACATTGCTTACCGGCCGGTGAGAAATGTGACTGTGGCTCAGAGTTCAAAGAAATCGGTGAAGAAGTCTCTGAGCAATTAGAAATTATTCCTGCCAAAATCATTGTTCGTCAGTTAGTGCGTAAAAAATACGCCTGCCCATGTTGTGAGGGTTCGCTTAAGTTAGCGTCCATGCCCAAACAGCCGATTCCCAAAAGCATCGCCGGTCCGGGATTAATGGCCTACATTGCCACCGCGAAATACCAAGATGGCGTACCGCTGTATCGTCAAGAAAAAGCCTTTGAACGTTTAGAGGTCGAACTGTCACGCCAAACGATGGCCAACTGGATGATTAAGGGGGCCCAACTCTGCCAGCCTCTGTACAACCTGATGCAAGATTCTCTGCTCGACAGTGGTTATGTGCATATGGATGAAACGCGTGTGCAAGTGCTCAATGAGGTGGGGAAAACCGCAGAGAGTAACAGCTATATGTGGGTACGCAAGACGGGTGATCAAAAACATCCAGTGGTGTTATTCGACTATTCACCGGATCGCACCGCACAAACCGCCATGAATTTATTGCCTGAGTTTAAAGGCTTCCTACAAACCGATGACTATGCGGGTTATCACAAAATCGGTGCAACGGAACAGATTACCCATCTAGGTTGTTGGGCCCATGCCAGACGTAAGTTTATGGATGCCAAAAAAGTACTGCCTAAGAATAAAACCGGCAAGGCGGACATGGCACTCAATCTCATTCAAAAGCTCTATCAAATTGAACAACACATCAAAGACCAACCACCAAATAAACGACTCGAGATCCGGCAAACCGAAAGCCGGCGGGTTTTAGAACAGCTCAAAACGTGGTTGGATAAAAGCCTCAACAGCACCGTGCCCAAAAGCAAACTCGGTGAGGCCTTGAGCTATCTGGCAAAAAACTGGGAAAAACTTCAAATCTTCACCACGAATGGGCGATTGAATATCGACAACAACCCAGTTGAGAATGCCATTCGTCCCTTCGCGATCGGACGCAAGAACTGGCTCTTTAGCCAATCGGTTAAAGGCGCCAAAGCCAGTGCGATGCTGTACAGCTTGATTGAAACCGCCAAAGCCAACGGACTCGAACCCCAAGCTTATCTCACCGATCTCTTCCGAGACCTGCCCAACTGCGACACCCTCGAGCAGTTCGAAGCACTTCTGCCGTGGAATCACACCGCATCCTAG